A window from Peromyscus eremicus chromosome 1, PerEre_H2_v1, whole genome shotgun sequence encodes these proteins:
- the LOC131919740 gene encoding glyceraldehyde-3-phosphate dehydrogenase-like gives MVVMGVDHEKYENSIKIVSNSFCTTKCLAALAKVIHDNFGIVEELMTTVNAMTSIQKMVKQATKNPLKDIPGYNEDQVFACNFNSDTDSSIFDTGAGSALNVNYVKIISWYDNEYSYSSRAVDLMASKDHLPQQELTNQRSPGLGISPCTNSALNTALVPHSFHLKIPEKREGLRDPFFL, from the coding sequence ATGGTTGTGATGGGTGTGGACCATGAGAAGTATGAAAATTCAATCAAGATTGTTAGCAACTCTTTCTGTACCACCAAGTGCCTTGCCGCTCTGGCCAAGGTCATCCATGACAACTTTGGTATTGTGGAAGAACTCATGACAACAGTCAATGCCATGACTTCCATCCAGAAGATGGTGAAGCAGGCAACCAAGAACCCACTAAAGGACATCCCAGGCTATAATGAGGACCAGGTTTTTGCCTGCAACTTTAACAGTGATACTGACTCTTCCATCTTTGATACTGGGGCTGGTAGTGCTCTCAATGTCAACTATGTAAAGATCATTTCTTGGTATGATAATGAATACAGCTACAGCAGCAGGGCAGTGGACCTCATGGCCTCCAAGGACCACCTGCCACAGCAAGAACTAACGAACCAGAGAAGTCCTGGATTAGGAATAAGTCCCTGTACCAACTCAGCCCTCAACACTGCACTTGTCCCTCATAGTTTCCATCTCAAAATTCCAGAAAAAAGAGAGGGGCTTAGAGATCCCTTCTTTCTTTAA